A genomic region of Gossypium hirsutum isolate 1008001.06 chromosome D01, Gossypium_hirsutum_v2.1, whole genome shotgun sequence contains the following coding sequences:
- the LOC107922305 gene encoding LOW QUALITY PROTEIN: 50S ribosomal protein L27 (The sequence of the model RefSeq protein was modified relative to this genomic sequence to represent the inferred CDS: inserted 1 base in 1 codon), whose amino-acid sequence MFNITTTFCKRISVKELVTSAPVYGTITDGSSGLSLMLRRWASXKTAGSTKNGRDSKPKNLGVKKFGGERVIPGNIIVRQRGTRFHPGNYVGIGKDHTLYALKEGCVKFEMHKLSGRKWVHVEPKEGHVLHPLYATADSGELKTAT is encoded by the exons ATGTTTAACATTACAACAACCTTCTGCAAAAGGATAAGCGTGAAGGAGCTAGTTACCAGCGCTCCTGTGTATGGCACAATCACGG ATGGATCTTCTGGCTTAAGTTTGATGCTTAGGCGGTGGGCTA AAAAAACTGCTGGATCAACTAAGAATGGAAGAGATTCAAAACCCAAGAATCTTGGGGTGAAGAAGTTTGGTGGCGAG AGGGTGATTCCTGGAAACATTATAGTTCGTCAACGAGGAACTCGTTTCCATCCTGGAAACTATGTTGGGATTGGGAAAGATCATACTCTCTATGCCCTAAAGGAAGGTTGTGTGAAATTCGAGATGCATAAGCTTAGCGGGCGCAAATGGGTACATGTTGAACCCAAGGAAGGACATGTCCTTCACCCCCTTTATGCTACTGCTGATTCAGGAGAGCTAAAGACAGCCACGTAA